One Rosa chinensis cultivar Old Blush chromosome 5, RchiOBHm-V2, whole genome shotgun sequence genomic region harbors:
- the LOC112201845 gene encoding probable polygalacturonase, producing the protein MRSLILLIHVVVCLLLIGGGDSRKVFKLSEEKSESESTFEYNAISCRAHSASLTDFGGVGDGKTSNTKAFQAAFNHLSQYSTQGGAQLYVPAGKYLTGSFNLISHFTLYLHKEAVLLASQDPQEWPVLKPLPSYGRGRDAPGGRYASLIFGTNLTDVVITGDNGTIDGQGEFWWNKFHSKKLQYTRPYLIEIMFSTNVQISHLTLLNSPSWNVHPIYSSNILVQGLTIIAPVRSPNTDGINPDSCTNVKIEDCYIVSGDDCVAVKSGWDQYGVSLGMPTKQLVIRRLTCVSPYSAAIALGSEMSGGIEDVRAEDIVAIDTESGVRIKTAVGRGGYVRDVYLRRMEMHTMKWAFTMSGDYGSHADDGYHKKAFPEIKGIHYRDVVADNVTMAAKLEGIAGHPFTGICMSNVTVGLAAKAKKQPWSCADIEGVASGVTPTPCDLLQCYTVMIRVRVMLLVVAVIFLWMLYQ; encoded by the coding sequence ATGAGATCACTAATATTGTTAATACATGTTGTGGTCTGCTTACTCCTTATTGGAGGGGGTGACAGCAGAAAAGTATTCAAGCTCTCCGAGGAGAAATCCGAATCTGAATCCACCTTCGAGTACAATGCCATCAGCTGCAGAGCCCACAGCGCTTCGCTCACTGATTTCGGAGGAGTAGGAGACGGCAAGACATCAAACACAAAGGCCTTTCAAGCCGCATTCAACCACCTGAGTCAGTACTCAACCCAAGGAGGCGCTCAGCTTTACGTTCCGGCCGGGAAGTACTTGACCGGTAGCTTCAACCTCATCAGCCACTTCACTCTTTACCTCCACAAAGAGGCTGTTCTCCTCGCTTCTCAAGACCCCCAAGAATGGCCGGTGCTCAAACCACTCCCGTCTTACGGCAGAGGAAGGGACGCACCAGGTGGACGCTACGCGAGCCTCATATTCGGCACCAACCTCACCGACGTCGTCATCACCGGAGACAACGGCACAATCGACGGTCAAGGTGAATTCTGGTGGAACAAATTCCACAGTAAAAAGTTACAGTACACCCGCCCGTACCTGATTGAGATAATGTTCTCCACCAACGTGCAAATATCTCATCTCACTCTTTTGAACTCTCCATCATGGAATGTACATCCCATTTACAGCAGCAATATACTAGTGCAAGGATTGACCATCATAGCTCCGGTGAGGTCTCCGAACACAGATGGAATTAATCCGGATTCATGCACAAACGTCAAGATTGAGGACTGTTACATTGTCTCCGGCGACGACTGCGTGGCCGTCAAGAGCGGTTGGGACCAGTACGGCGTGTCGTTGGGTATGCCAACCAAGCAACTAGTGATCAGACGACTTACTTGTGTTTCGCCTTACAGCGCCGCCATTGCATTGGGCAGCGAGATGTCCGGCGGGATTGAAGACGTCAGAGCAGAAGACATCGTGGCCATTGATACGGAATCCGGGGTGAGGATCAAGACAGCTGTAGGGCGAGGAGGGTACGTGAGGGACGTGTACTtaaggagaatggaaatgcacACCATGAAGTGGGCGTTTACGATGAGTGGCGATTATGGGTCACACGCTGACGATGGCTATCACAAGAAGGCGTTTCCTGAGATCAAAGGGATTCACTACAGGGATGTGGTGGCTGATAATGTGACGATGGCGGCGAAACTGGAGGGGATTGCTGGCCATCCGTTTACGGGGATTTGCATGTCGAATGTGACAGTTGGATTGGCTGCCAAGGCAAAGAAGCAGCCGTGGAGCTGTGCTGATATTGAGGGGGTTGCAAGTGGCGTGACGCCGACACCGTGTGATTTGCTACAGTGCTACACGGTGATGATCCGAGTCAGGGTGATGTTGCTAGTGGTGGCTGTGATTTTCCTGTGGATGTTGTACCAATAA
- the LOC112167510 gene encoding AAA-ATPase At5g17760, which yields MDSLKSIPALISKWLSACVSMVVSLLLLAFPGFLKRWLSDPMILQIEEYHGMSSRNQLFGALELYLQNKISPSTRLLKIAQTRKDGIFSTHFSDRQEFEDVYEDIQLKWKFNIISKESNHPSLSSKRKQYFELIFDLEHQEKVMNSYLPHVLERFKAMKEERKLVKLHTLARLDPFKIKWDAINLEHPATFETLAMDLELKTAVLEDLEKFVKRKEFYQKVGRAWKRGYLLYGPPGTGKSSLVAAIANYLKFDIYDLQLTHLKSDMELRKALIATTNKSILVIEDIDCSQAELQDRNYGKGSKKNESEGQQITLSGLLNFTDGLWSSCGEERIFIFTTNHKSKLDPALLRSGRMDMHIHMSYCSYEGFKTLASNYLGICGHHPLFEKIESLLKNTKVTPAQVAEALMKSEDAEVALQGLITLLKEKRYKGDEYRDEGAEEHLTYFI from the exons ATGGATTCTCTGAAAAGTATACCTGCTTTGATATCAAAATGGTTATCAGCTTGCGTCTCTATGGTTGTTTCCTTGTTGCTTCTGGCCTTCCCTGGCTTCCTTAAACGTTGGTTATCTGATCCCATGATATTACAAATTGAAGAATACCATGGAATGAGTAGTCGTAATCAACTTTTCGGTGCCTTGGAGCTTTACTTGCAGAACAAGATCAGCCCCTCCACTCGACTTCTCAAAATTGCACAAACTCGGAAAGATGGTATTTTCAGCACCCACTTTTCAGATAGGCAAGAGTTTGAGGATGTGTATGAAGATATTCAGCTCAAGTGGAAGTTCAATATCATATCCAAGGAGTCCAATCATCCTTCTTTATCATCCAAGAGAAAGCAATACTTTGAGCTTATATTTGACTTAGAACACCAGGAAAAGGTCATGAATTCTTACTTGCCTCATGTTTTGGAGAGATTTAAGGCCATGAAGGAGGAAAGAAAGCTTGTCAAGCTGCATACCCTTGCAAGGTTAGATCCTTTTAAAATCAAATGGGATGCAATCAATCTCGAACACCCTGCAACGTTCGAAACTTTAGCCATGGATTTGGAGCTGAAGACAGCTGTTTTGGAGGATTTGGAAAAGTTTGTTAAGAGGAAAGAGTTCTATCAAAAAGTGGGAAGGGCTTGGAAGCGAGGGTATCTTTTATATGGTCCTCCAGGCACTGGTAAATCGTCGCTTGTAGCTGCCATAGCTAATTACCTCAAGTTTGATATCTATGATTTGCAGCTCACACATTTGAAATCAGATATGGAATTGAGAAAAGCATTGATTGCAACAacaaataaatcgatacttgtGATTGAAGATATTGATTGTAGTCAGGCGGAGCTACAAGATCGAAACTATGGTAAGGGCAGTAAGAAAAATGAGTCAGAAGGCCAGCAG ATTACGCTATCTGGACTACTAAACTTCACAGATGGCCTGTGGTCTAGTTGTGGAGAAGAAAGAATCTTCATATTCACTACCAATCACAAGAGCAAACTAGACCCTGCATTGCTGCGATCAGGACGAATGGACATGCACATCCACATGTCGTATTGCTCGTATGAGGGCTTTAAAACATTGGCCTCAAATTACCTGGGAATTTGTGGACACCACCCCTTGTTTGAGAAGATTGAAAGCCTGCTAAAAAATACAAAGGTCACTCCCGCACAAGTCGCTGAGGCGCTAATGAAGAGTGAGGATGCTGAAGTAGCACTCCAGGGTCTGATCACTCTGCTAAAGGAAAAGAGATACAAGGGGGATGAGTACCGAGATGAAGGTGCAGAGGAGCATCTAACATATTTTATTTAG
- the LOC112203222 gene encoding vegetative cell wall protein gp1-like, with protein MVEMKRCRYDSRMKSPLSSPSRSRSPSSSDQDPADKDPAPSPSSLGGHELEHYYSTPPKPADDDDNVTSESPSTSFAGPDAPYDIHGGRSSSKGKPKKWKPKRSPPPPPSPAAPAPLPPKNNASAAAEMGTVGTRFGFAFGCVLLAIMNNHMY; from the coding sequence ATGGTGGAGATGAAAAGATGTAGGTATGATAGTAGGATGAAGTCGCCTCTTTCATCTCCTAGTCGTTCTAGAAGTCCAAGTTCGTCTGATCAGGACCCTGCGGACAAGGATCCAGCTCCGAGTCCATCATCATTAGGAGGGCACGAGCTTGAGCACTACTATTCGACACCGCCAAAACcagctgatgatgatgataacgTGACGTCAGAGTCACCATCAACAAGTTTCGCTGGGCCTGATGCACCTTATGACATTCATGGTGGACGATCATCATCAAAAGGAAAGCCCAAAAAATGGAAGCCGAAGCGGtcaccaccacctcctccttCTCCTGCTGCGCCTGCGCCATTGCCTCCTAAGAATAATGCAAGCGCCGCTGCTGAGATGGGTACTGTTGGGACTCGGTTTGGTTTCGCTTTTGGTTGCGTTCTTCTGGCCATCATGAACAATCATATGTATTAA
- the LOC112203221 gene encoding AAA-ATPase At3g50940 translates to MHLPLKKVPIYTPKWLAACASMFASLMLIQSMTNNFYTLIPQPLQRFVISIVIGFFKRSVPLFIQRLLLSAYHEFSKRFFHDPVMTLLVEEYHGFCDNEIYHAVEHYLHSKISPNTRLLKIAQTWRDTSSSYQFVDRQEFEDVYEGIELKWKFSSTSNQQSFQLMFDVRHKEAVGCSYIPYVLKRFKAMKEETKIVRLCTLARKNGHNIKWQSITFGNYSATFATLALDPKLKASILEDLDRFVKGKQFYQGVGRAWKRGYLLYGPPGTGKSSLIAAIANHLKFNIYDLQLSHLKSDVELRSVLVATTNQSILVIEDIDCGLKLQDRTLVKTTSSSKEKDHADEPAITLSGLLNFIDGLWSGSAEQRIIIFTTNHKDKLDPALLRPGRMDMHIHMSYCTFGGFETLARNYLGIKEHQPLFDEIESLLQNAEVTPAQVAQELMKSEDAEVALQGLITMLREKIEHQRVGDQIKMREDEDSD, encoded by the exons ATGCATCTTCCTCTGAAAAAAGTCCCCATTTACACACCAAAATGGCTAGCAGCTTGTGCATCAATGTTTGCTTCCTTGATGCTTATTCAGTCCATGACTAACAATTTTTATACCTTGATCCCCCAACCCCTCCAGAGGTTTGTCATTTCCATTGTCATCGGCTTCTTCAAACGAAGCGTACCCCTTTTCATCCAAAGGCTTCTCCTTTCAGCCTACCATGAGTTCTCCAAACGATTCTTTCATGACCCCGTCATGACCTTACTAGTTGAGGAATACCATGGCTTTTGTGACAACGAAATTTACCATGCTGTGGAGCACTACTTGCATAGCAAAATCAGCCCAAATACTCGACTCCTTAAAATAGCGCAAACCTGGCGAGACACTAGTTCCTCCTACCAATTTGTTGACAGGCAAGAGTTTGAAGACGTGTATGAGGGCATTGAGCTGAAATGGAAGTTCAGTTCCACTTCCAATCAGCAAAGCTTCCAGCTTATGTTTGACGTAAGGCACAAGGAAGCAGTGGGGTGTTCTTACATTCCTTATGTTTTGAAGAGGTTTAAGGCCATGAAAGAGGAAACAAAGATTGTCAGGCTGTGCACACTAGCGAGGAAAAATGGGCATAACATCAAGTGGCAATCAATAACATTCGGAAACTACTCTGCCACATTTGCTACTCTAGCCTTGGATCCCAAGCTGAAGGCATCGATTTTAGAGGATTTGGACCGGTTTGTGAAGGGCAAACAGTTCTACCAAGGTGTAGGAAGGGCTTGGAAGAGAGGCTATCTTCTATATGGTCCCCCCGGCACTGGTAAATCCTCCCTGATAGCTGCAATTGCTAATCATCTCAAGTTCAACATCTATGACTTGCAGCTCTCACATTTGAAATCCGATGTGGAACTGAGAAGTGTACTAGTTGCAACCACAAACCAATCCATACTTGTGATTGAGGATATAGATTGCGGTCTGAAGCTACAAGATAGAACCCTTGTTAAGACAACCAGCAGTTCGAAAGAGAAAGACCACGCAGATGAGCCGGCG ATTACACTTTCTGGCCTACTGAACTTCATAGATGGCCTATGGTCTGGTTCAGCAGAGCAAAGGATAATCATATTCACTACCAATCACAAGGACAAGCTTGACCCTGCATTGCTGCGTCCCGGACGAATGGATATGCATATCCACATGTCATATTGCACCTTTGGTGGGTTCGAAACCTTGGCGCGCAATTACTTGGGGATCAAAGAACACCAGCCTTTGTTTGATGAGATTGAAAGCCTGCTGCAAAATGCAGAGGTCACTCCTGCACAAGTGGCGCAAGAGCTGATGAAGAGTGAGGATGCTGAAGTTGCACTCCAAGGTCTGATCACAATGCTGAGGGAGAAGATCGAACATCAAAGGGTTGGAGATCAAATCAAAATGAGAGAAGATGAAGACAGTGACTAG